In Centroberyx gerrardi isolate f3 chromosome 11, fCenGer3.hap1.cur.20231027, whole genome shotgun sequence, the following are encoded in one genomic region:
- the LOC139910902 gene encoding uncharacterized protein LOC139910902, whose amino-acid sequence MQSKMTDCCAATNCGFHREKSDNATPLFSFPLDPERCKQWLTNCRRQDLESEAPEQLHKLYRLCAKHFEPSLISQQSTSSCVLREDAVPTIFDFTTPLNNPSTCNRKRARDPTEEEPASVKKTKENTATPAVTEEAKEAFGENSVTSESQKHNQMQEDVASSKAKDVLKVYFKEILALTGFSINGANINTDEPMGGARGQQTLNPICVEKIDQKEILQFSEDLMREEIQNSLRLARFFSILLQDVTNIEGKEQIPVFIRSVTVAGFPQKHLIGFLPCDVDVESLFYMLLSELRNKWGLRMEHCRGLTYLVTGSMCQKMRDLTCRILQEFPQVVLSPSDPYAFNIWIIRCMPVPSIQKVADTVEEVAKLLRGTPELCKRLDGKIQMTYGHIKGEADRIKGAFRGNWEYGTDAFQTMLDILEPFLNCINEMISKVDEDTAEQMAKLKPVLKNFNFIITLVVLKNTLCCVSILNSSLRGIISISSTLQYTISNALKLVNKYQQEIAIFHRKWFSDAVGRAKKLGVEVTKPEMDEEATTETPLEDLYRETLSRPILQYLVAEVKRVFSTEMVRILRWLSLVPSYMADHNFSIRRDKVADANLNNLARPDTFYEELGCWEVKWRHASKRRILPTTVFATLKIPDIGFYPNVQSLLRVLGTVPCVNAEADVYGQYNMVLERCHSYLRATPEDQRRCSMAYVYVNQDVHFSVEQMVESYVQKHPDILQLLQMDDDIIEKHPQVATLENDGNHTEKDTEEEIKLINLEMEAERLVEMKCAETDKEALKSALQAAVTAAYSSQSRQANEVSAAQDGEVEYVSKSEMKEVLTVCEDAVREGILMEVGSSFFSLFIDRVVKLGEKDHLPLFLRFVDSFDVMRLELMGFLDANLDCDDLVQRLLEIVTEEWRLDLNYCRGQAYLGSGDVSYKLKAFACKIQEKYPLAISTHCSCYSFNTWWSKSTPVPAIKRALDTFEEVLMFFGSSTTLEKQLDHVIAYGLRESYEKVQELQGKFCAHWQEKHDSYEVFVQMLEPMVECLEKIKNNPQRWKAHVSEQAGTLLRKVMDFDFIIAMVILKNTSSFTRELSAGLQKDHFSAASQLCQISGIVATLNRVKTNMKVFHQNWFDEACAIAQSIRVQIEVPENSLPRDSMMKPVGFYKDGLSVPLVDNLINAVKDHFSEDHKEALNFLSLVPCSVTVSYMFESLKSKPPLYSSDLPDADNFSTELCCWRVTWKTKVASVTIPDSIFHTLRLPLMQYFGNINTLLRIMSVLPSTALEDCGVQMRHKRFQEYLKNTSPKGRSPCLAMLQVGTDFSRDLDRMVTQCLKVTPQALEGICLDKESKSFIRNSENNMEVDHDKEEAEEPKLQQSPDKNEDQDMKPTDENGHTGDNLKSLETVFRLAALLGKKNSSLSEISKEDQELFIQELGMCHWFGFESKCTPNIGEAEMVKMLIKGIRDVILQEVQESPFFSLITDKPVRIADKTHLPVFVRYVGESAPKVELIGFLPFDENCEVDRQAKDLAKILTEDWGLPMSQCRGQAFMHLGSGCQSLKKMSLDFLKSYPLSVVTPSESCGLAYWLAGSVPCPSVTKMLDIAEDLLLFFDQSPGLEGQLAQAVDGLLNTPREALEEIPETCCSRWKKREDFFDILADTLEGILSCLDAVSSSATGAMSLHAQVLSTALRSMDFIVTLVILKNACAPLRNCSTVFRCGNPADILCEVEKIPSIVETLNKMLENIGTVHSPWFEQAFQLATKVAPEQVCFSEEANSYESPEIYYRENLSVPLLRSLIDEMKYSFSDSHLKALSVLSLLPSCNPQSILPESIDKPFSLYLTDLPEPDTAEQEINAWAAVWREKYQDVAPPTSISETLLHLESKNHPTVTLLLRLVAVLPSVSIECDLMKTTLNSMRDLLKNTVCKGSRTDRVMLLTHYVTLQRLPEVIEKCIEVDPESSPCLSQVMESCQRLKLDNGAVEMKPVETTESHASDVAVAPSDGEVKLADDDVILDVIQGPRQTMSFYDPHLREQILKELWDSQFFTVITEQAVEIGSEQYVPLCIRYLNKEDIQCEETLAFIPFNEDPVVLVDAIETALSEKWGLNMEYCRGQALLSVGEVGAKMRTVSVAIAEKYPQAIRTVSSALSLNVWLARSSPAKEAADGAVLIEKILHWLTEDTQRQNKLEDMIIHVFQHDEGKGNELRDKLIKNWDKSHDMHEVMVEVLEAVMLCLNELKGEGSSSDRHQALQFFDAIRNFEFIFSTVVQKNILSVSKKLSQSLQGKPLDMLLAVNTLPHLKASLRKLQSDIDIHHKAWFEEAVTLASKLQVTMLHSVLLEPLTEFYKESVSMKAVEHSITEITDLFTEKVMDTFRCLEIVPYAMSKVETSVVSGLVFHLYQDDLPDQVSLHTEMTSWKEKWLDPLAGYLPTTVLDTLKTSQIRSFSNIETLLRLQVILPFSRKESTFRQGKRNLQEFIQQEKRSLTELHPL is encoded by the exons CTGCAAGCAATGGTTGACCAACTGTCGTCGCCAAGACTTGGAGTCAGAAGCTCCCGAGCAGTTGCATAAGCTCTACAGACTTTGTGCAAAACACTTCGAGCCCTCTCTGATCTCCCAACAG aGCACATCCAGCTGTGTCTTGAGGGAAGATGCAGTTCCAACAATATTTGATTTTACAACACCATTGAATAATCCATCAACCTGCAACAGGAAAAGAGCTAGAGATCCT ACGGAAGAGGAACCTGCTTctgtgaagaaaacaaaag aaaacacagcaacaccAGCAGTGACCGAGGAGGCAAAAGAAGCGTTTGGAGAGAACAGCGTGACATCCGAATCACAAAAACATAACCAAATGCAAGAGGATGTAGCCAGCTCAAAAGCAAAAGATGTTCTTAAAGTCTATTTCAAGGAAATCCTTGCACTCACTGGATTCAGCATTAATGGTGCAAACATCAACACAGATGAGCCAATGGGAGGTGCAAGGGGTCAGCAGACTCTCAATCCAATCTGTGTGGAGAAAATTGATCAGAAAGAAATCCTTCAGTTCAGCGAGGACCTCATGCGGGAGGAGATACAGAACAGCTTGCGGTTGGCACGATTCTTCTCCATTCTGCTTCAAGATGTGACAAACATAGAGGGAAAGGAGCAAATCCCAGTTTTCATTAGGTCTGTCACAGTAGCTGGGTTCCCTCAAAAGCACCTCATTGGGTTCCTGCCGTGTGATGTGGACGTTGAGAGTCTGTTTTACATGCTTCTCTCAGAGTTACGAAATAAGTGGGGGTTGAGGATGGAGCACTGTCGAGGACTCACCTATCTGGTTACAGGCAGTATGTGTCAGAAAATGCGAGACCTTACCTGTAGGATTCTTCAGGAGTTTCCACAGGTAGTTCTATCACCTAGTGACCCATATGCCTTCAACATATGGATTATTCGGTGCATGCCTGTGCCCTCCATCCAGAAAGTTGCAGACACTGTAGAAGAGGTGGCCAAGTTACTCAGGGGAACACCAGAGCTTTGCAAAAGATTGGATGGAAAGATCCAGATGACATATGGGCATATTAAAGGAGAAGCGGACAGGATCAAAGGAGCTTTCCGTGGTAATTGGGAGTATGGTACTGATGCCTTCCAGACCATGTTAGATATTCTTGAGCCATTCCTGAACTGCATCAATGAGATGATCTCAAAGGTAGATGAAGATACTGCTGAACAGATGGCCAAGCTGAAGCCTGTTTTGAAGAATTTCAATTTCATCATCACACTTGTTGTTCTGAAGAACACCCTCTGTTGTGTGAGCATACTCAACTCGAGTCTCAGGGGAATAATTAGCATCAGCAGTACCTTGCAGTACACAATCTCCAATGCCTTAAAGTTGGTAAACAAATACCAGCAAGAGATTGCAATATTCCACAGGAAATGGTTTTCAGATGCAGTTGGCCGAGCAAAGAAGCTGGGAGTTGAGGTCACTAAGCCAGAGATGGACGAAGAAGCCACGACTGAAACACCACTGGAGGACTTGTACAGAGAAACTCTGAGCCGGCCTATCTTGCAATATCTTGTCGCAGAAGTGAAGAGAGTGTTCAGCACAGAGATGGTGAGGATTCTCAGATGGCTTTCTTTGGTGCCATCTTACATGGCTGACCACAATTTCAGTATCCGCAGGGATAAAGTGGCAGATGCCAACTTGAACAACCTCGCAAGGCCTGACACGTTTTATGAAGAGCTCGGTTGTTGGGAAGTGAAGTGGAGACATGCAAGCAAGCGCAGGATCCTGCCAACCACGGTGTTTGCAACCCTGAAGATTCCAGACATTGGGTTTTACCCGAATGTACAGAGTTTGCTGAGGGTTTTGGGCACTGTTCCATGTGTGAATGCAGAGGCAGATGTGTATGGCCAATACAATATGGTACTGGAGCGATGCCATTCCTACCTTAGAGCCACACCAGAGGACCAAAGACGATGCAGCATGGCATATGTCTACGTAAACCAAGATGTGCACTTCAGTGTTGAGCAAATGGTGGAATCCTATGTGCAAAAGCATCCTGACATATTGCAGTTGCTGCAAATG GATGATGACATAATAGAGAAGCATCCCCAAG TGGCAACCTTAGAGAATGATGGAAACCATACTGAAAAAGACACTGAAGAAGAAATAAAACTCATAAACCTAGAAATGGAGGCTGAAAGGCTTGTGGAGATGAAGTGTGCAGAGACTGATAAAGAAGCTCTCAAATCTGCTTTGCAGGCTGCAGTGACTGCTGCATATAGCAGCCAAAGTAGGCAAGCTAATGAGGTTTCTGCTGCTCAAGATGGTGAGGTTGAGTATGTGTCCAAGTCTGAAATGAAAGAAGTTCTCACTGTGTGCGAGGATGCTGTCCGGGAGGGAATTCTCATGGAAGTCGGGAGTTCATTCTTCTCCTTGTTCATCGACCGTGTTGTGAAGTTGGGGGAAAAAGACCATCTTCCACTGTTTCTTAGGTTTGTGGACAGTTTTGATGTCATGCGATTGGAGTTGATGGGATTCCTTGACGCAAATCTTGACTGCGATGACCTGGTACAGCGTCTCTTGGAAATAGTCACAGAGGAGTGGCGTCTCGATTTGAACTACTGCAGAGGTCAAGCCTACTTAGGCTCTGGTGATGTTTCCTACAAGCTGAAAGCCTTTGCCTGCAAAATCCAGGAGAAGTACCCTCTTGCTATAAGCACACACTGCTCTTGTTACTCCTTCAATACATGGTGGTCAAAATCCACCCCAGTGCCTGCCATTAAAAGAGCCCTGGACACTTTTGAGGaggttttgatgttttttggcAGTAGTACCACTCTAGAAAAACAGCTAGACCATGTAATTGCCTATGGTCTCAGAGAGAGCTATGAGAAGGTCCAAGAGTTACAAGGGAAGTTCTGCGCACATTGGCAAGAAAAGCATGATTCTTATGAGGTCTTTGTGCAGATGCTAGAGCCCATGGTTGAATGTCTGGAGAAAATCAAGAATAACCCTCAGAGATGGAAAGCTCATGTGTCTGAACAAGCTGGGACACTTCTTCGCAAGGTAATGGACTTTGATTTCATCATTGCCATGGTAATCTTGAAGAACACTTCCTCTTTCACCAGAGAGCTGAGCGCAGGTCTCCAGAAGGACCACTTCAGTGCTGCTTCCCAACTTTGCCAAATCAGTGGTATTGTGGCCACCCTGAACAGAGTGAAAACAAATATGAAGGTGTTTCACCAGAACTGGTTTGATGAAGCCTGTGCTATAGCACAGAGTATAAGAGTTCAGATTGAAGTGCCTGAAAACTCTTTGCCAAGAGACAGCATGATGAAGCCAGTCGGTTTTTACAAAGATGGGTTGAGTGTACCCCTTGTAGATAACCTCATCAATGCAGTGAAGGATCATTTTTCAGAAGACCACAAAGAAGCTCTCAATTTCCTCTCCCTGGTTCCATGCTCTGTAACAGTGAGTTACATGTTTGAGAGCTTGAAGTCAAAGCCTCCTCTCTATAGCAGTGATCTTCCTGATGCCGACAACTTTTCCACAGAGCTGTGCTGCTGGAGGGTGACATGGAAGACCAAAGTTGCATCAGTGACCATCCCAGACTCTATATTTCATACTCTGCGTCTGCCGCTGATGCAATACTTTGGGAACATCAATACACTGCTGAGGATCATGTCCGTGTTACCCAGCACAGCACTCGAGGACTGTGGGGTTCAAATGCGTCACAAGAGGTTCCAAGAGTACCTGAAAAATACAAGTCCCAAAGGCAGGTCCCCATGCTTGGCTATGCTGCAGGTGGGCACAGACTTTAGCAGAGACCTAGACCGCATGGTGACCCAGTGTTTGAAGGTTACTCCTCAAGCCTTAGAGGGTATCTGTTTG GACAAAGAATCGAAAAGTTTCATAAGAAACTCTGAAAATAACATGGAAG TTGATCATGACaaagaggaagcagaggagcCTAAGCTTCAACAATCTCCTGACAAGAATGAGGACCAAGACATGAAACCAACAGATGAGAATGGGCACACAGGAGATAATCTTAAAAGTTTGGAGACTGTTTTCAGACTGGCAGCACTCCTGGGGAAAAAGAATAGCAGTCTCTCCGAAATCTCTAAAGAGGACCAAGAACTTTTCATCCAGGAACTTGGCATGTGCCACTGGTTTGGATTTGAGAGCAAATGCACACCTAACATAGGTGAGGCTGAAATGGTGAAAATGCTCATAAAAGGAATCAGAGATGTCATACTCCAGGAAGTACAGGAGTCTCCATTCTTCTCACTTATTACAGACAAACCTGTTAGAATTGCTGACAAGACTCATCTACCAGTTTTTGTCAGGTATGTGGGAGAATCTGCACCAAAAGTGGAGCTAATTGGTTTCTTACCATTTGATGAAAACTGTGAAGTTGATAGACAAGCAAAGGACCTTGCAAAAATTCTCACTGAGGACTGGGGCTTGCCAATGTCTCAGTGTCGTGGACAAGCATTCATGCACTTGGGCTCAGGTTGCCAAAGCCTGAAGAAAATGTCATTGGATTTCCTCAAGAGCTATCCTCTGTCTGTTGTAACACCTAGTGAGTCCTGTGGCCTCGCCTACTGGCTGGCTGGAAGTGTGCCTTGCCCTTCAGTAACAAAGATGCTGGATATCGCAGAAGACCTGCTACTGTTCTTTGACCAATCTCCTGGTCTGGAGGGACAGTTAGCACAGGCTGTCGATGGGCTGTTGAATACACCCAGGGAGGCCCTGGAGGAAATTCCAGAAACCTGTTGCTCgaggtggaaaaagagagaagactTCTTTGATATCCTTGCTGACACATTGGAAGGAATCCTTAGCTGCTTAGATGCTGTAAGTTCTAGTGCCACAGGTGCAATGTCATTGCATGCACAAGTTCTCTCTACTGCTCTGAGAAGTATGGACTTCATTGTCACCCTTGTGATTTTGAAGAATGCTTGTGCTCCCCTTCGTAACTGTAGCACTGTCTTCCGCTGTGGCAACCCTGCTGATATTCTCTGTGAAGTGGAAAAAATCCCTTCAATCGTAGAGACGCTTAACAAAATGTTGGAGAACATAGGCACTGTGCACTCCCCTTGGTTTGAGCAGGCATTCCAGCTAGCGACCAAGGTAGCTCCTGAACAAGTGTGCTTCTCAGAGGAAGCCAACAGCTATGAGTCTCCAGAGATATATTACAGGGAAAATCTGAGTGTTCCTCTCCTCAGAAGTCTCATTGACGAAATGAAGTACAGCTTCTCAGACAGCCACTTGAAGGCTCTATCAGTCCTGTCTTTGCTGCCCTCCTGTAATCCACAGTCCATCCTCCCGGAGTCCATAGACAAGCCATTTAGTCTCTACCTGACAGATCTTCCTGAGCCTGACACAGCAGAGCAGGAAATAAATGCCTGGGCCGCTgtctggagagagaaataccAGGATGTTGCTCCACCAACATCCATCTCTGAAACACTCCTCCACCTTGAGTCAAAAAACCACCCGACCGTGACCTTACTGCTTAGGCTAGTAGCGGTCCTGCCTAGTGTTAGTATAGAGTgtgacctgatgaagaccacCCTGAATTCCATGAGGGATCTATTAAAAAACACTGTGTGCAAGGGTAGCAGAACGGATCGTGTGATGCTCCTCACTCACTACGTGACTCTGCAAAGACTGCCAGAGGTCATTGAGAAGTGTATAGAAGTTGATCCAGAGAGCAGTCCATGTCTTTCTCAG gtGATGGAAAGTTGTCAAAGACTAAAGCTGGACAATG GAGCTGTTGAAATGAAACCAGTGGAGACAACGGAATCACATGCCTCCGATGTAGCAGTGGCGCCCTCTGATGGAGAGGTGAAATTggctgatgatgatgtgataTTGGACGTCATTCAAGGACCAAGACAAACAATGTCTTTCTATGACCCACACCTGCGTGAACAAATCCTCAAGGAACTCTGGGACTCTCAGTTCTTTACAGTTATAACTGAGCAAGCTGTTGAAATTGGCAGTGAACAATATGTTCCCCTGTGCATCAGGTACTTGAACAAAGAAGACATCCAGTGTGAGGAAACATTAGCTTTCATCCCATTCAATGAAGACCCAGTTGTCCTTGTAGATGCTATCGAGACTGCACTGTCAGAGAAGTGGGGGCTCAACATGGAATATTGTAGAGGACAGGCCTTGCTGAGTGTTGGTGAAGTAGGAGCTAAGATGAGGACTGTAAGTGTAGCAATAGCTGAAAAATACCCCCAGGCTATACGAACAGTTAGCTCTGCTTTGTCCCTTAATGTATGGCTGGCCAGATCCTCTCCTGCGAAAGAAGCAGCTGATGGAGCAGTTTTGATCGAGAAAATCTTACACTGGCTCACAGAGGACACACAACGCCAGAACAAACTGGAAGACATGATTATTCACGTGTTCCAACATGATGAGGGAAAGGGTAACGAGCTGAGGGACAAACTCATCAAAAACTGGGACAAGAGTCATGACATGCACGAGGTGATGGTAGAGGTTTTGGAAGCAGTCATGCTCTGCTTGAACGAGCTGAAAGGGGAAGGTAGTAGCTCAGACCGGCACCAAGCATTACAGTTCTTCGATGCAATCAGAAACTTTGAGTTCATCTTCTCAACAGTAGTGCAGAAGAACATCTTGAGTGTAAGCAAAAAGCTAAGTCAGTCTCTTCAGGGCAAACCCTTAGATATGTTGCTTGCTGTGAATACTTTGCCTCATCTCAAAGCATCCCTCAGAAAATTGCAGAGTGATATTGACATCCACCATAAGGCCTGGTTTGAGGAAGCTGTCACATTGGCTTCCAAACTCCAGGTCACAATGTTGCACTCGGTGCTTCTTGAGCCCTTGACTGAGTTTTACAAAGAATCAGTAAGCATGAAAGCGGTGGAGCACTCCATTACTGAAATCACTGACCTCTTCACAGAGAAGGTAATGGATACTTTTAGGTGTCTGGAGATTGTGCCTTATGCAATGTCCAAAGTAGAAACCAGCGTTGTTAGTGGTCTTGTGTTCCACCTGTACCAAGATGACTTGCCAGATCAAGTCTCCCTTCACACTGAGATGACGTCTTGGAAGGAGAAATGGTTGGATCCCTTGGCAGGCTATCTCCCGACTACTGTGCTTGACACCCTGAAGACGTCACAGATAAGAAGTTTTAGTAATATCGAAACTCTCCTCAGACTCCAGGTCATCTTGCCATTTTCAAGGAAGGAGAGCACGTTCAGGCAGGGAAAACGAAACTTGCAGGAATTCATACAGCAGGAAAAGAGATCCCTCACTGAACTACATCCTCTTTAA